The Cellulomonas flavigena DSM 20109 DNA segment GGGCCGCGGGTCCTCCGGGGTCCCGGGGTCGGCCGCCTCGGGCACGCGACCGGCGACCCAGCGGACGGGGTCCGCGGGGTCCGACGGCGTGCTGACGGTGACGAGACGCGTGGCGAGCACGACGCCGTCCGGCCCGCCGTCCGCGAACGCGCTGCGACCGTCGAGGACCGTGCGGTAGGGCGCGGAGCGGCCGACAGCGGTGGCGGGCAGCATCAGGTCCACCTCGGCGTCGATCCACCGCGCCTGCTGGACCAGCTCGTCGAACGGTGCACCGGGGGGTGCGGCGTCGCTCGGCGAGGCACCCCGCAGGGTCACCCCGGCGTCGGCGCCGGCGTGGGCGACCGCCGTGCGCAGGGCCTCGTCGGCCGTGCGGTCGAGCAGGCGCGGCGCCGCGAGCAGCGCGAGCAGCGCGCCTGCCAGGAGCAGCGCGGTGCCCAGCAGCAGGCCGGCGTCCTGCCGGGCGCGGCGGCGCGGGAGGAGCAGCGCGGCCCCGGTCGTCGCGCGGGTCCGCGTGGCGAGCACGGTCATCGGTCGTCCCCCATCCGCAGCGCGGCTCCCGACGTGCGGCGCACGCCGAGCACGGCGACGAGGGCGGTGACGGCGCACGCGGCGGCGACGACGCCGAGGGTGCGCAGCGACTGCGTTCCCCAGCCCCACACGAGCCAGGGCTCGGGTGCGGGCGTGCGGCCGTCGGGCGACATCGTCAGCAGCGGGGCGACCGCGGCGGCCAGCCCGTAGCCGGCCGCGAGCCCCGCGAGGGCCCCCACCGTGACGAGCAGCGTGGTCTCGGCGAGCAGCCCTCCGACGAGCCCGGCACGCGAGGCGCCGAGCGCCTGGAGCCGTGCGAGCTCCAGGCGGCGCGAGCGCAGCGACGCGGCGGCGACGGCGCCCGTGCCGACGAGCACGAGCAGCACGGCGGACACCGCGACCAGCGACACCGCGGTCGGGACCGCGACCCGTACGGGCCCGGTGAGCGCGTCGTGCCGCTCGGCCGCCCGTGTCGTGACGTCGGCGTCGACGCCCGCGAGGTCGGCGGCGAGCGCAGCGGTGGTGGTCGCCGGGGCCGCGACCCACCAGGAGTCGAGCAGGTCCGTGCGGCCGCCCGCGGTGAGCACGGCCCGCGAGAGTGTCGTGCGGTCGACCACGACCCCGATCCCGCGCGGCACGCCCGGGACCTGCTCGACGAGCCGCTCGACCTGGAGCGGGACCGACACGCCGGCCACCGTGATCGTCAGGCCCTGCCGCGTCTCGAGGACGTCGAGCACCGACTCGCTCACGGCGGCGGGCACGGTCCGGGGGAGCGGCCACGCGGCGCTGAGCACGCGCACCGGCGGGGTGCCCCACGTGTCGACCTTCATCGTGCCGGTCACGTGCCACGCGCCCGGGGCACCCACCGGTACGAGCTCCGGGGCGCCCACGGTGCTCTCGCCCTGCGTGACGACCCCGGTCCAGCCGTCGAGGCGCAGCGGCACGGGCTGCGCGGGTGCCTCGTGGACGTCGAGCTCCCTGCCGATGCCGGCCGAGCGCGGGACCGCGCGCAGTGACGTCAGGGTGGTCCGCACGGGCACCAGGCGGGAGTCGGTCGTCAGGACGCTCTCGGGCTCGTGGACGCTCACGGTCAGGTCGGTTGCCACGACACGCAGCCGGTCGGCGACGGGCACCTCGAGCACGACCTCGAACGGCCTCCCGAGCGGCGCGGTGCGCGGCGGGAGCTGCGTGAGGACACCCTGGTCGTCCTCGACGCCGAGGCCCAGCACCGCGGTGCCGCTGAGGAAGGGGTCGGTGTCGACCGAGCCCGTGAGCACGAGCCACTGCGTGCCGGCGGGCAGCTCGGTCCCGACGGTCGTCGACGGCTCGTCGGCGTGCAGCCCGGCGACCACCTCGCGCCACGGGGTGGTCGAGCGCCCCCGCAGGTCCTGAGGACGGGACGCGTCGAGCGCGACCAGCCTGCCGCCGACCCCGCCCGTGTTGCCCCGCGGGCCCATCCCGACCACGCGGTCCGTGACGGGCTGGCCGTGCGCGTCCGGGTACGCGGCGGTCGCGGCGGCGAGCGCGGCCGACGCGGCGAGGGGGTCCTCCTCGATGGCGTCGGCCCGCAGGTCGGTGCCCAGCGCGAGGTCGACCTGCTCGACCTGGGACGTGCGCCAGGTCGCCGCGAACGCGGCGCTGAACGTGCCGGCCGCGACTGCGACGACCACCACGAGCACGGTGCCGGTGGCCACCGCGGACCGCCGTGCCACCTGCCAGGCCGCGAGCGGCAGCACCAGCGAGCGGGCGCCACGCGCGAGCCGTTCGCCGGCGCGCGCGACGGGCGCGACGAGGCGCAGCGCCACCGTCGCCGCCGCGAGGCACACCAGCGCGGGACCGGCGACCAGCACGGGGTCCAGCCGCGGGCCGTCGGCGCCGCGCGTCAGCGGCGAGCCGTAGGCGACGAGCTGGCCCAGCGCCAGCGCGCCCAGCACGAGGAGCGCGAGGTCACCGCCGACGCGCAGCAGTCCGCCGTGCACGGAGCGCGACGTCGACCCCGCGGTGTGCCACGCGGGCACGCACAGCGTGACGGCGAGAGCGACGGCGATGGCGCCGCAGGCGAGCAGCACGCCGCCCGGCACGCCCTCCGGCACGGTGTAGCCGGCCTCGGCCGGCGGGCCCGAGCGGGTCACGACCGCCAGCGCGCCGCGCGCGAGCCACGGGGAGACGAGCCACGTGAGGGTCGCCAGCACGAGGGCCTCGAGCAGCACCGTCGAGCGCAGCTGCGCAGGAGACGCGCCGCGGGCTGCGAGCAGCTCGGCCTCCCCGGCTCGCCGTTCCGCGAGCAGGCGGGCCGTCAGCAGCAGCACGGTCGTGGCCAGCGTGCCCAGCAGCAGGCCGATCGTCACCACCGCGGCGCGCGTCACCACCAGCTCGCGCCACGTCGCGTCGATCGTCGTGTCGACGTCCGTCTGCAGCCGTCCGCTGACGGGGCCGGTCAGTGCGTCGGAGAGGATCCGCGCGCCGTCGTCGACCTGCGTGCGCAGCGCCGCCACCGCGTCGGCCGTCGACGCGGCGAGGTCGGGCTCGACCACGAGGTAGGCGGTGTCGACCATCTGGGGCCTGGTGAGGACCGCGGGGTCGACGACGAGCGGTCCCCACGCGGTGGTGCGGATCAGACCGGCCGACCCGGGCAGGTTGAACCCTGCGCTGCGTCCCTGGCCGCGCAGCCGGTCGCGCGACCAGGCGCTGCGCGGACCCGCGGGCTCGTGGGTCCCGACGACGACGAACGCGTCGCCGTGCTCCTCGCCCCACGGCCGGGCGTGGACGGTGCTGCCGACCTCCCACCCGAGCGCCTGCGCGGCGACGACCGGGACGTTCACCTCGACGCGGCCGTCCGCGTCGGTCGAGGCGGCGGGCCAGCGTCCGCTCGCGAGGCGCACGAGGTCCTCGTCGTCGTGGGGGAGTGCAGCGAGGTACGTCAGCTCGGGTGGGACGCCGAGCTCGGTCGGCAGCGCGCGCAGCCCGCCGATCAGCCACGTCCGCTCGGTGGTCGGGACGTCCCCCGTGATGCGGGCGAGGCCGTCGCGGGCCCTGTCGAGCGCCGGCTCGACGTCGTCCCCGCGCACCCACAGCGTCGCCTCGAGGTGCGTGCGCTGCGGGTCGAGCCGGCTGATGGCCTGCGGCACGGCGTCGCGCTCGGCGACGTGCAGCAGCCCGGCGAGCAGGCCGACGAGGGTCGCGGACGCGACCGCCACGAGCGTGACGACCAGCACGACCGGGGCCTGGTCCTGACCTCGGCCGCGCAGCAGCCGGCCACGCCATCTCATGGTGCTCCCTCGTCGTCGGTCGTGCGGGGTGGGTGGACGTCAGGCGTCGACGAGGCGGCCGTCGGCGAGGTTCACGACGCGGTCGGCCAGCGCGACCATCACCGGGTCGTGCGTCGAGACGATCGCGGTCATGCCCTCGGCCTCGACGACGGCCCGGATGAGCGCCATCACCGCCCGGCCCGTCTCGGAGTCGAGCTGGCCCGTGGGCTCGTCGGCGATGAGCAGGCGCGGGGAGTTGGCCAGCGCGCGGGCGATCGCCACCCGCTGCTGCTGACCGCCGGAGAGCTGCCCCGGGCGCTGGCGGGCGTGCGGGCCCAGTCCCACGAGGTCGAGCAGCAGCTCGACGCGGGCCTCGCGCTCCGCGACGGGCGTGCGTCGCATCCGCAGCGGGACGCCCACGTTCTCCGCGGCCGTCAGCACGGGCACGAGCCCGAAGGTCTGGAAGACGAACGCGACGACGTCGCGGCGCAGCGCGACCAGGCCCTTCTCGTCGAGCGACGACACCTCACGGCCCGCGACGACGACCCGGCCGCCGTCCGGGCGGTCGAGCCCGCCGATCGTGTTGAGCAGCGTCGTCTTGCCCGAGCCGGAGCGGCCCACGAGGGCGACGAGCTCGCCCGGCGCGACCGTGAGCGAGACGTCGCGCAGCGCGTGGACCGCCGCGTGGCCCGAGCCGTACGTGCGGTCGACGTGCTCGACGACGACGAGCGGCGCGTCGGCCGCGCTCCCGGCGCCGCGGCGGTCGGTCGTGGTGGCGGTCATCGGGCTCTCCGTCCGTGGCTCGGGTGCTGCGGGTCGGTCGCGGCGGGCGGGGCGTCGTGGCCCGGCCGATCGTGACCCGGCCGGTCGTGACCGGGGCGCACCGCGACGTGGGACTGCTCGAGCGTGAGCCGCACCCGCCCGACGAGCTCGAGCGTCTCGCGGTACTCCCGCGGCAGCTGGACGCGGCCCGCGCGGTCGAGCACCGCGAACTCCTCGGCGACCTCGTGCTCGGTGCCGTCGTCACGCGTCGCGGTGCGGCGCAGCACCTCGGTGCTCGTGCGGCCGTCGCGGATCTCGACCGTGCGCTGCACGTGCTCGCTCACGCTCGGGTCGTGGGTCACCACGACGACGGTCGTGCCCAGGTCGCGGTTGACCGCGCGCATCGCCTCGAGCACGTCGTTCGACGTCGCGGTGTCGAGCTCGCCCGTCGGCTCGTCCGCGAACAGCACACGCGGGGAGTTGGCCAGGCCGACCGCGATCGCGACACGCTGCTGCTCGCCGCCCGACATCTGGCTCGGCCGGCGGGCCGCGCAGTACGCGACGCCCAGCACGTCGAGCAGCGCCGCGGCCTCGCTGCGCCGCTGCTTGCGGGGGCGCCCCGCGAGCGCCATGGGCAGCTCCACGTTCTCCGCGGCCGTGAGGTAGGGCACGAGGTTGCGCGCGGTCTGCTGCCACACGAAACCCACGGTGGAGCGCCGGTACTCGACGCGCTCGCGCGCCGTCATGGTCATGAGGTCCCACTCGCCGACGCGCACGTTGCCGGCCGTGGGCACGTCGAGCCCCGACAGCACCGACAGCAGCGTCGACTTGCCGGACCCGGACGCCCCCACGACGGCCACCAGCTCGCCCTCGTCGACCAGCAGGTCCAGGCCCTGCAGGGCCTGCACCTCGATGCCCTCCGCCTGGTAGATGCGGACGAGGGACTCGCACACGATCAGCGACGTCCGCCCGAACGCCTCGGGACGCGCCCGCGCGCGTTCCTCCAGCGTGGCCAGACTGGTCGGGGGTGCGTCCTGCACCGTCGGTCCGTCGTCCATGGTCTGCTCCCTCTCGGTCACCGCTCACCCACCCGCAGCACGTCGCCCAGCCGGTCCCGCCGCCGCACGGCCTGCTCCACCGCGACGGCCACCACGAGCGCGACCGTCAGCGCGGTCACCGCCGCGACCACGGGCCACCACGTCAGGACGACCGTCGTCCCGGTCGGTTCACCGGTCAGTCTCTGCAGGCCCAGGGCGTCCCCGACGAGCAGGGGCACGCCCAGCCCGATCACCGCACCGCCTACGAGCCCGCCCAGCACCAGCGGCGCGAGCTCGCCGAGCGTCGCCCAGCGCGCGGTCCGCGCGTCGAGGCCCAGCGTGCGCAGCGCCGACAGCGTGCGGCCGCGCTCGCGGGCCGTCGCGACCACCACGAGCGCGAGCGCCAGCACGGCCAGCGCGGCCAGCACCCCCACCGACGCGAGGAACAGGGTCGTGAGCGCCGACGTCAGCGGCGCCTGCGACCAGGCCCGCCACCACCCGTCGCGCGTCGTCACGACGATGCCCGACCGGTCCTCGGGGGGCACGCCCGCGGCCTCGACGGCCGCCACGGCGCCCGGACCCGCGACCCACGCACGGTCGACGCTCGGCGCCTGGTCGGCGACGCGCGCGAGCAGCGCGCGGTCGACCACGACCAGCCCGTCGTCGTCGCCGACGGTGTCGGTGATGCGCGCGTCGAGCGTCGGCGCGCCGGCGTCGGGGGTGAGCCCGGTGGTGCCGCGCACGTCGAGCCGCAGCGTGGCGTTGAGCGCCGACACGATCGCCTCGGTGCCCGACGTCCCGGTGCCCTGCGTGCCGGCCCCGAGCGTCCCGGACCGGGCGAGCAGGTCGGCGCTGACCAGCGCGGGCACCGTCCCGGCCGGCCCGGGCTCGCCGAGCGCGGCGAGACCGTCGTCGACCGGCAGGCCCGCCGCGGCGCGGACCTGCGCGAGCTCGGCGGCGTCCACCACCAGCAGGGTCGCCGTCAGGCCGGTGCGCTCGCCGAACGTGCGCCGGGGGATCTGCGCGCCGGTGGCGAGCGTCGTCACGCCGGGGGCCTGCGCGACCGCCTCGAGGACGTCCCGGCCGCTGAACGTGCCGAGCCGCCCGTCCAGGCGCACGGGCGCGCCGACGAGCTGGTCGGCGGCGGCCTGCTGTCCGACGCGCACGGTGTGCACGAGCGTGCCCGACAGCACGACGAGCGCGACGCACACCGTGACCGTGAGCAGCGGCACGACCGCGGTCGTCGCGCCGTGCGCGCGGGCGACGGCCAGCGGTGCCGCCAAGCCGCGTGAGCGCGACGCCCCGCGGCCCGCCCACCGGACCACGGCGGGGGAGACCCGCACCACGACGAGCGCCGCGGCGGACGCGACCAGCACGGGCGCCGCCGCGAGGAGCGGGTCGACCTCACCGGCCGACAGCGGCACGAGCCCGCGACCGCGCACCGACACGAGCGCGCCGGCGGCGAGCAGCACGGTCGAGACCTCGACGACGACGCGCCGAGCGCGCCGGCGGGCCTGCTGCGCGGCGCGGGCCCGGCGGTCGGCGGGCACGCGGCGGCCGTTCCACGCGCCGACGGCCTCGCGGGCCGCGAGCGCCGCGGGCGCGAGCGCGGCCACCGTGGCGACGGCGACGGTGAGGAGCGCGGACCCCGGCTGGTCGTGCAGCGGCACGAGCACGACGACGCCGGCGAGCAGCGCTGCCGCGAGAACGACCGGCACGGACTCCACCAGCCCGCGAGCCGCGACCGACGCGATCGACGCGCCCCGGGCACGTTCCGCGGCGAGGAACGGGCGGCGGCGCGTGACGAGCAGCGACGCCGCGAGCACGAGGCACAGCGCGGCCGCGGACGCGACGCCCGCCACGACGAGCGAGCTCTGCGCCCGGGCCGCGGACATGCGGGCGTCGAAGGCCTCGACGACGCCCGGCAGGCCACTGGTGAGGCGCCCCGAGCGGGCCGCCAGCGCCTCGATCGTGTGCACCACGTCGTGCACGCCGGCGACCGTCAGGCCGTCCGTCCGCACGGCGGCGCGGGCCGACGCGGCCACGCCGAGGGTCCCGAGCACGTGGACCATGTCCGGCACCGACGCCCGGGGGACGTAGGCGGACGTCTGCAGGCGGGTCTCGGCGCCGACCGGTGACGTGACGGCCGCGAGCAGGCCGGGCCGGCCGGCCCACAGCGCGTCCTGCGGGTCGACGGGCTCGTAGAGGCCCGTCACGACGATGTGGTTCCAGCCGCCGGAGGTCTGGCGCCGCGCGGTGAACGGCCCGTCGTCGATGCTGACGCCGAGCGCCTCGGCCGCCGCGACGCTGAGGCCCACCTGCACCGACCGGGGGCCGTCGTCGCCCAGCACGCGGCCGTTCTGCTGGTCGTCCGGCACGGCGGTCGGCTCGGTGCCGGCCACCCAGCGCACGGCGGGCTCGGTGTCCCGCAGGCGCCCGACGTGCACGAGGTCGAGGGAGAACGCGCCGGCCGGTGTGCGGACGGTCGCGGGCGCGCCGACGACCGTGGCGACCGGCATCTCGATGACGTCGCCGAGCTCCTGGCCGAGGAAGCCGGCCGCCCCGTACGCCTCCAGCTCCGGGTCGAGCGGCCCCATGCGGTCGGGGTTCGCGACGGGCACGGCGACGAGGTCCGCGTCGCGGCCCGCGGCGCGCACGGTCTCCTGCACCGCCTCGTCCGCGGTGCGCTCGACCAGGCGCGGGACGCCGAGGGTGAGCACGAGCGTGACCAGCAGCAGCAGGGCCGTGCCGACGAGCAGCGACCGGTCCTGCCCGGCACGTCGCTGCGTGACCAGCAGCGCGTGGGCCGTCGTCGCGCGGACGCGCGTCCCGAGGGTGCTCATCGGTCGTCCCCCAGTCGCAGCAGCGCGCCGGACGCGCGTCGTACCAGCACGGTGGCGAGCAGCGCGACCACCGCGCACCCGGCCAGCGCGAGGCCCGCGGTGATCGCGAAGGTCTCCTCGGCCTGCCAGTCGACCACGGGCGCGGGCACGGGTCTGCGGCCGTCCCCGGACACCGTGAGGACGGGCGCGACGACGCGCGACAGCCCGTACCCGATCAGCGCACCCGTGCCGGCCCCGAGGAGCACGAGCAGCGCGTGCTCGCCGAGCAGCCCGCCGACCAGCGAGCGGCGCGACGCGCCGAGCGCCTGCAGCCGGGCGAGCTCGAGCCGGCGCGACCGGACCACGGCCGCCGCGCTCGACCCCAGCCCGACGAGCACCAGCATCGCGGTCGCCGCGGTCACGAGCGACAGCGCTGCGGGCACCGTCACGCGCAGCGGACCGGCCACGGCGGCGGCGCGCTCGGTGCTGCGCACGGTGGCGTGGCCCCCGGTGGCGTGCGCGACCGCACCGGCGAGGTCCGCGGTCTGCGCCGGGGGTGCGGCCAGCCACCAGGCGTCCAGGAGCGGGTCCGTACCGGCCGCCTCGGTCACGACGCGGCCCAGCGCGGTGCGGTCCACCAGGAGCGCCGGGCCGCGCGGGGCCCCGGGGACGTACGGGACGACCGCCTCGACGTACACGTCCACCTGCGCGTCGCCGATGCGCATCACGAACCCGGCGCCGTCCCGGAGGTCCGCGCGCTCCGCGAGCGACTCGGTCACGACCGCGCGGACCCGCTCCTGCGCGGGCCAGGCGTGCGCGACGAGCCGGCCCGTCGAGGCGTCCAGCGTGCTCATGTCGAACAGGCCGTCGAGCACGAGCGCGTCGGCGGGCAGCCCCGACGGCGCCGGGGCCGTCGCCGCACTCCCGACGAGCACGTCGCGGACGACCCCACCGCTCGTCGCGGAACCCTCCCACGGGGCCCCGGAGAGGTCGACCGGGGTGCCCTGCGCGGCCGCGAGCGTCGCCTCGTCGGGCGTCCCGGCGTCCACCGAGCGGTCCAGCACGCGCACGTCGTGCACCGCGAGACCGATCTGCCCGAGCTTGTCGCGGGGGCTCGTCGCCACGGCGACCTCGAACGGGGTGCCGTCGAGCGCGACGACGAACGACGCGGCGACGACGCGCAGGGGACCGCGCGCGCGGGGCACCTCGAGGGCGATGTCGACCGGCTCGCCGAGGAGCAGCTCCGGCGTGGCCAGCCAGGCACGCGCGCCGGCCTCGTCCTCGACCGCGATCCGCAGGTACGCCCGGCCGCTCGCCTCGGGCGCGGAGCCGGGGGTCACGCGCGCGAGCAGCCACTGCGGATCGCCGGGGAGCTCGGTGCCGGTGGCGGTGCGCTCCGGGGCCCGTGCCGAGCCGGGAGGGTGCGGCAGGTCCCGCACGACGTCCTCCCAGGGCTCCGGGCCGCGCCCGCGCAGCAGGTCGGGCGTGCTCGCGTCGACGCCGATGACCCGGGCGTCGATCGCGGACGAGCCGCGGTCCGCACCGAGCGCACGGCCGACGCCGACGTTCCGCACGACGACGGGCTGCAGCACCGCGTCACCGGGAGCGTCCGCCAGCGCGCCGCGGACGTCGGCCGAGACCACGAGCGGCTCGCCGCGCGCGCCCTCGATGCGCGCGTCGGTGCCCAGCGCGAGGTCGACCTGCTCGAGCTGCGACAGGCGCCACGTCGCGAGGAACGCGTGGGAGAACGTGGCCGCGGCCACCGCGAGCACCACCACGAGGATCGTGCCCGTCGCGGCGGCGGGGCGCCGCGCCACCTGCCATGCGGCGAGCGGCACGACCAGCGTGGTGCCCCGGCGCGCGAGCGCGTCGGCGCCGCGGCCGACGGGGCCCACGAGGCGCAGCGCCAGGACGGCCGCGGCGAGCGTGACGAGCGCGGGGCCCAGGACGAGCACGGGGTCGAGGCGGGGGCCGTCGGCACCGCGGGTCAGGGGCGCGCCGTAGTCGAGGAGCTGCCACAGGGCGACGCCGCCGAGCGCCACGAGCGCGACGTCGGCGCCCGTGCGCACGAGGTGCGCGTGCGCGCTCGCGTGGGAGGAGCCGCTGACGTGCCAGGACGGCACCACCAGTGCGACGGCCAGCACGGTCGCGACCCCGGCGCACGCGAACCACACCGCCGGTGGCACCCCAGGCGGTGCCGTCAGGCCGGCCGCGCTCATCCCCCCGGTGTCGGCGAGCCGCGCGAACAGCGCGCGCGCCGCCCACGGCGCGGTGCCCGTGACGAGCACGGCGAGCAGGGCCGCCTCGAGCACGGCCAGCGAGCGCAGCTGCGCGGGCGACGCGCCGCGCGCGGCCACGAGCTCGCCCTCGGCGGCGCGCCGTTCGCCGAGCAGGCGCGCGGCCTGCAGCATCACGGTGGTCGCCAGCACGGCCAGCAGCAGGCCGACGACGACCACGCCGACGCGCGTGACGGTCAGCTCGCGCCAGGCGGCGTCGATCGTGGTCCCGAGGTCGGTGCGGATCGACCCGCTGACGCCGACGTCGGTGAGCGCGGCGGACAGCCGGACCTGGCCCGACGTCAGCGAGTCGCGCGCGGTGGCGAGCGCGCCGCGGGGCGCACCCGTCAGGTCGGGGAGCACGAGCAGGTGCGCTCGCTCGGTGACGCCGGGGCCCAGCAGTGCCTCGGGAGCGACGACCACGGGTCCCCAGAGGTCCGTGACGAGCTTGCCCAGCGTGCCGGGCACCGGGTACGCGGCGTCGTGCCCCGCGCCGCCCAGGGGATCGCGCGACCACGACGCGGGTGGGCCCGTGATCTCGTGCGTGCCGACGACGAGCCAGGTGTCCTCCGCCTGCCCGCCGAGCGTCCGCACGGGGACCTCGGTGCCGACGGCCCAGCCGTAGCGTTCGGCGGCGACGCCCGGCACGTTGACCAGGAGGCGTCCGGCGTCGTCGCGCGCGGCGTCCGGCCACGTACCGCTGAGCAGCTCGGTCTGGTCGGGGACGAGCGGTGTGCTCGCCGGGTAGGCGAGGGGTGCCACGGGTGCGCCCTCGACGCGCGGCAGCGACCAGGTGCGGCCGGTCAGCCACGCGGTGCGCTCGGTGGGGACGTCGCCCAGCATCGCGGCGAGGGTGTCGCCCGCGGCGTCGAGCGCCGTCTGCGTGTCCTTGTTGTTGACCCGGATCGTCGCCTCGAGCGTGATCGCGGAGTCCGGGAGCCGGCCGAGAGCGGCATCGACGGCGTCGTCGCCGGTGGCGTCCAGCAGCAGCGCGAACGTGCCGAGCAGCGTCGTGGCGACGAACGTCACGAGCGCGACCGTCGCCAGGACGGTCGCCTGGTCACGCAGGCGTCCGAGCAGGACCTGCGTCCGCCACACCATGTGCCCGCACCTCGTCCTGCGTCGCCGTCAGCCGCCCGGTCGGGCGGCTGACGGCGATGCTAGGCGAGGTAAAGCCGCAGGTGGGCGGGCCTCCGACACCCGTTCGAGTGACACGAAAGGTTGGGGTCCCGACGGGGTGATCTCACCCCTTCGGGTGCTTCCCGGCCCACGACGCCGCCGGGTGTCCCCGCCCTGGTCAGGCCTGCGGCGGGCGCGTCATCGCGAGCACGTCGAGCGCCGTGTCGAGCTGCTCGAGCGTCAGCTCGCCGCGCTCGACGAACCCGAGGTCGAGCGTCGCCTGGCGGATCGTCACGCCCTGCTTCACGGCGTGCTTCGCGATCTTCGCGGCGTTCTCGTACCCGATCGTGCGGTTGAGCGGTGTGACGATCGACGGCGAGGACTCGGCCAGCGCGCGGGCGCGCTCGACGTTGGGCGTGGTGCCCGCGACCGTCCGGTCGGCCAGCACGCGCGACGCGTTCGCCAGCAGCCGGATCGACTCCAGCACGGCCGAGGCGATGACGGGGATCTGCACGTTGAGCTCGAACGAGCCGCTCGCGCCCGCCCACGCGACCGTCGCATCGTTGCCGACGACGCGCGAGCACACCATGAGCACGGCCTCCGGG contains these protein-coding regions:
- a CDS encoding ABC transporter permease, with amino-acid sequence MVWRTQVLLGRLRDQATVLATVALVTFVATTLLGTFALLLDATGDDAVDAALGRLPDSAITLEATIRVNNKDTQTALDAAGDTLAAMLGDVPTERTAWLTGRTWSLPRVEGAPVAPLAYPASTPLVPDQTELLSGTWPDAARDDAGRLLVNVPGVAAERYGWAVGTEVPVRTLGGQAEDTWLVVGTHEITGPPASWSRDPLGGAGHDAAYPVPGTLGKLVTDLWGPVVVAPEALLGPGVTERAHLLVLPDLTGAPRGALATARDSLTSGQVRLSAALTDVGVSGSIRTDLGTTIDAAWRELTVTRVGVVVVGLLLAVLATTVMLQAARLLGERRAAEGELVAARGASPAQLRSLAVLEAALLAVLVTGTAPWAARALFARLADTGGMSAAGLTAPPGVPPAVWFACAGVATVLAVALVVPSWHVSGSSHASAHAHLVRTGADVALVALGGVALWQLLDYGAPLTRGADGPRLDPVLVLGPALVTLAAAVLALRLVGPVGRGADALARRGTTLVVPLAAWQVARRPAAATGTILVVVLAVAAATFSHAFLATWRLSQLEQVDLALGTDARIEGARGEPLVVSADVRGALADAPGDAVLQPVVVRNVGVGRALGADRGSSAIDARVIGVDASTPDLLRGRGPEPWEDVVRDLPHPPGSARAPERTATGTELPGDPQWLLARVTPGSAPEASGRAYLRIAVEDEAGARAWLATPELLLGEPVDIALEVPRARGPLRVVAASFVVALDGTPFEVAVATSPRDKLGQIGLAVHDVRVLDRSVDAGTPDEATLAAAQGTPVDLSGAPWEGSATSGGVVRDVLVGSAATAPAPSGLPADALVLDGLFDMSTLDASTGRLVAHAWPAQERVRAVVTESLAERADLRDGAGFVMRIGDAQVDVYVEAVVPYVPGAPRGPALLVDRTALGRVVTEAAGTDPLLDAWWLAAPPAQTADLAGAVAHATGGHATVRSTERAAAVAGPLRVTVPAALSLVTAATAMLVLVGLGSSAAAVVRSRRLELARLQALGASRRSLVGGLLGEHALLVLLGAGTGALIGYGLSRVVAPVLTVSGDGRRPVPAPVVDWQAEETFAITAGLALAGCAVVALLATVLVRRASGALLRLGDDR